From Halotia branconii CENA392, the proteins below share one genomic window:
- a CDS encoding serine/threonine-protein kinase, producing MIGKILDGRYEIISKLGEGAFGTTYLAIDRKLPDQAQCVVKHFSPKSTDPNTLSHARRLFENEAKVLNRLGSHDQIPRLLAHFEEDQKFYLVQELIVGHDLSCEINQNNRWSQEKVIALLQNILEGLEFVHQHHVIHRDIKPSNLMRRQQDGKIVLIDFGAVKQISSHAVNGLGQMVTTVLIGTPGYMPSEQGQGQPRLCSDVYAVGIICIEAITGIKVNQLPKDHLTGEIVWRNHAQVSPQFADILDKMIKYDFRQRYQSATEVLQALQSLKSTNSPTKSLLWKVIIGVGIASAVTITAFIFILKTDIRNLEIYNNTVYGIQIKYLPQWQKTVTPDRITGNLVKFVSPKQGDSDPYQENVNLIVQDLPENNQDLEQFTKFFLDGIKLSNANTKIIEEGKTQIANRPAYRIVYTLEEEGINIKRLQVWMVKNNKAYIITYTADVRKYSEYLSIAQTMIKSFEVK from the coding sequence ATGATAGGTAAAATTCTGGATGGGCGCTACGAAATTATCAGCAAACTGGGAGAAGGTGCTTTTGGTACTACTTACCTAGCCATTGATAGGAAGTTGCCTGATCAAGCTCAGTGTGTTGTCAAGCACTTCTCACCTAAATCAACAGACCCCAATACTTTATCTCATGCACGACGGCTATTTGAGAATGAAGCTAAAGTTCTTAACCGCTTAGGTAGTCATGACCAGATTCCGCGCTTGTTGGCACATTTTGAAGAAGACCAAAAATTTTATTTAGTTCAAGAGTTGATTGTAGGACATGACTTAAGTTGCGAAATCAATCAAAATAATCGGTGGAGTCAAGAAAAGGTAATTGCTTTATTGCAAAATATCTTAGAAGGTTTAGAGTTTGTCCATCAGCATCATGTGATTCACCGAGATATTAAGCCCTCGAATTTAATGCGCCGTCAACAAGATGGCAAGATAGTACTAATTGATTTTGGCGCAGTCAAACAAATAAGTTCTCATGCAGTCAACGGACTGGGACAAATGGTAACGACAGTTTTAATTGGCACACCTGGCTATATGCCCAGCGAACAGGGTCAGGGTCAGCCGAGATTATGTAGTGATGTTTATGCAGTCGGAATTATTTGTATTGAAGCTATTACTGGTATAAAGGTTAACCAATTACCCAAAGATCATCTTACAGGCGAGATTGTCTGGCGTAACCACGCACAAGTTAGCCCACAGTTTGCAGACATTTTAGACAAAATGATCAAGTATGACTTTCGCCAAAGATATCAGTCGGCGACAGAAGTTTTACAAGCCTTACAAAGTTTAAAATCAACTAATTCCCCTACAAAATCGCTTTTATGGAAAGTAATTATTGGTGTTGGAATAGCTAGTGCAGTAACTATTACTGCTTTTATCTTCATCTTAAAAACAGATATTCGTAATTTGGAAATTTATAATAATACAGTCTATGGCATTCAGATTAAATATCTTCCACAATGGCAAAAAACTGTAACTCCTGATCGGATAACTGGTAACTTAGTTAAATTTGTTTCACCAAAACAAGGTGACTCAGATCCTTATCAAGAAAACGTTAATTTAATTGTTCAAGATTTACCAGAAAATAATCAAGATTTAGAGCAATTTACTAAGTTTTTTCTTGATGGGATTAAGTTGTCTAATGCAAATACAAAAATTATCGAAGAAGGTAAAACTCAAATAGCCAACAGACCAGCTTATCGAATTGTTTACACTCTTGAAGAAGAAGGAATTAATATTAAACGCCTTCAAGTTTGGATGGTCAAAAATAATAAAGCATATATTATTACTTATACAGCAGATGTCAGGAAATATTCAGAATATTTGTCAATTGCTCAAACAATGATTAAGTCATTTGAGGTGAAGTAA
- a CDS encoding COP23 domain-containing protein, with the protein MKPQLFLQVLTAGVIAVGSVATIIAPSKAEAKTYFCESDNGIWTTFAKNYNNQKIPVIRWVKNLGNYTPQKRCQAVSTRFQSAYEQGILNYLTTGISGRQAVICAASQYGGPCSQLLFTLKSHHDASSVLQNLVEIGYKARGPILQSEDASSQIYIDMNALLNKKELQGNN; encoded by the coding sequence ATGAAACCTCAGTTATTTTTGCAGGTGCTAACAGCTGGTGTAATTGCTGTAGGTAGTGTCGCTACCATAATTGCACCCAGTAAAGCTGAAGCTAAAACTTACTTTTGTGAAAGCGATAACGGTATATGGACTACATTTGCCAAAAACTATAATAATCAAAAGATTCCTGTGATTCGCTGGGTGAAGAATTTAGGCAATTATACTCCACAAAAACGGTGTCAAGCAGTATCTACCAGATTTCAGAGTGCTTATGAACAAGGCATCTTAAATTACCTCACAACAGGAATTTCTGGGAGACAAGCAGTTATATGTGCTGCTAGTCAATACGGTGGCCCTTGTAGTCAATTATTATTCACACTCAAGTCGCATCACGACGCAAGTTCAGTACTTCAAAACCTTGTCGAAATTGGTTATAAAGCTCGTGGGCCAATTCTGCAATCTGAAGATGCTTCTTCTCAGATATACATCGACATGAATGCCTTACTGAACAAGAAAGAACTACAGGGTAACAATTAG
- a CDS encoding serine protease, translating to MYKRSLALIAWMGTLLMLPIQVVNLSMLSPKVSAQQPTSQLSEEQLKRLAQSITVKILSGENSGSGIVLKKNNQVYTVITNQHILESGTTAKIQTEDGKIYAASLVKGVNFQGKDLALLQFRASANYTVAPLGNLATVAVNEPIYAAGFPSQGFIFKTGRVLLIPKQAFKEGYQIGYSNEIEKGMSGGPILNRRGQIIGINGIHAYPLWGNPYVYEDGSRPTEALQDLMSRYSWGIPIQTLARLAPQYTSKASLPAANIPSTSNLPPIANEVNNIAQEITVRIDVPTLRECSGSGVIVSKQGNTYSVLTAEHVVRGSQKCDRTVLEVITPDGKQYQIKVNNSNLKTLPETDLALIQFTSDQNYRVATLANYDIVKDDGFIFVSGWTGLKSGNGDTQRQFTSGNVASKQIGSFVAKNSLSLSYGYGLTYTNFTEQGMSGGPVLDIRGRVIGIHGKSELEEITDQAGQRRLITLGLSLGVPISSFVRWSQSVGMAPILRVENTAPPPLTTEETKSILEALFKIKKPRDNADAIDWLNYGWQVALNSQGESFGKKEREEAIKAIDRAIQLRPNFYQAWYLRGFTQIANEEYQQALNSFNKATQIEPKFSPAWRLRGLMLANLERYSDALESFNQAAKLDPDDSGIQIFRSIMLATARRFPEALEIANRLVQKNPGSWAYFARGTARIGTGDLQGAMADLNEAIRLNPEYIEDTAYSLRGTLRAKQGDLKGALADFNEAVRFDPEDASNFKNRGEIRFQQKDYKGAIADFNEAIRIKPEDIEAIKARGAVRFLQKDYKAAIADLSEAIRLKPEDSEAIKLRGSIRFLQQDYKGAIADFNQAIRLKPEDADIFYYRGLTQVQAKDNQAARQDFQKAADLYKQQGKANDYQKVLAKMKEIQ from the coding sequence ATGTATAAACGCTCATTGGCTCTAATTGCCTGGATGGGTACATTGTTGATGTTGCCTATACAAGTTGTTAATTTGAGCATGTTATCCCCCAAAGTTTCTGCTCAACAACCAACCTCTCAGCTATCTGAAGAACAACTTAAACGTCTGGCTCAATCAATAACCGTCAAGATTTTATCTGGAGAAAATAGTGGCTCCGGAATTGTACTTAAAAAGAATAACCAAGTTTATACGGTTATTACTAATCAGCATATTTTGGAATCTGGAACTACTGCTAAAATCCAGACAGAAGACGGAAAAATATACGCAGCTAGCTTAGTTAAGGGTGTCAACTTTCAAGGCAAAGATTTAGCTTTGTTGCAGTTCCGGGCTAGCGCTAACTATACTGTAGCTCCTCTAGGAAACTTAGCAACGGTAGCAGTTAATGAACCAATATATGCAGCCGGATTTCCGTCTCAGGGGTTTATTTTCAAAACAGGACGAGTGTTATTAATACCAAAGCAAGCTTTCAAGGAAGGATACCAAATAGGATATAGCAACGAAATCGAAAAGGGGATGAGTGGAGGCCCGATACTGAATCGGCGGGGGCAAATAATTGGTATTAATGGTATCCATGCCTATCCTCTTTGGGGTAATCCTTATGTATATGAAGATGGTTCTCGACCGACTGAAGCTCTGCAAGATTTAATGAGCCGTTATAGTTGGGGGATTCCTATTCAAACATTGGCTCGCTTGGCTCCTCAGTACACTTCTAAAGCATCTTTGCCGGCAGCAAACATACCCTCCACTTCAAATCTGCCCCCGATCGCCAACGAAGTCAACAACATTGCCCAAGAAATTACGGTGCGAATAGATGTACCAACTTTACGGGAGTGCAGCGGGTCGGGAGTAATTGTTAGCAAACAGGGAAACACTTACAGTGTGCTGACTGCGGAACACGTAGTTAGAGGATCACAAAAATGCGATCGCACTGTTTTAGAAGTAATAACCCCCGATGGCAAGCAATATCAAATCAAGGTAAATAATAGCAACCTCAAAACCTTGCCAGAGACGGACTTAGCACTCATACAGTTTACTAGCGACCAAAATTACCGGGTTGCTACCTTAGCAAACTACGACATAGTTAAAGATGATGGGTTTATTTTTGTTTCTGGGTGGACAGGTTTAAAATCCGGAAACGGAGATACACAGCGGCAGTTTACATCGGGGAATGTTGCATCAAAACAAATTGGGTCTTTTGTAGCGAAAAACTCTTTATCTTTGAGTTACGGATATGGACTAACATATACCAATTTTACAGAGCAAGGAATGAGTGGTGGCCCTGTGTTAGATATCCGTGGGCGCGTCATTGGTATTCATGGAAAATCAGAACTCGAAGAAATTACAGATCAAGCTGGGCAAAGACGCTTGATAACATTGGGTTTAAGTTTGGGAGTACCCATCAGTAGCTTTGTTCGCTGGTCGCAGTCAGTTGGCATGGCTCCTATATTGAGAGTGGAGAATACTGCACCACCGCCACTAACTACCGAAGAAACAAAATCAATTCTGGAAGCTTTATTTAAAATAAAAAAACCTAGAGATAATGCAGATGCCATTGATTGGCTCAATTACGGCTGGCAAGTGGCGCTCAATTCTCAAGGTGAGTCATTCGGAAAAAAAGAACGAGAGGAAGCAATAAAAGCTATTGACCGAGCAATTCAACTTCGACCTAACTTTTACCAAGCTTGGTATTTACGTGGTTTCACGCAAATAGCTAATGAAGAATATCAACAAGCCTTGAACTCCTTTAATAAAGCCACACAAATTGAGCCAAAATTCTCTCCTGCTTGGCGCTTGCGTGGACTGATGCTTGCAAATTTAGAACGATATTCAGATGCGTTGGAATCCTTTAACCAAGCGGCAAAATTAGACCCTGATGATAGTGGCATTCAGATCTTCCGTAGTATAATGCTAGCCACAGCGCGGCGTTTCCCAGAAGCATTAGAAATAGCAAACCGACTTGTACAAAAGAATCCTGGTTCTTGGGCATACTTTGCCAGAGGTACAGCACGTATTGGCACAGGAGACTTACAAGGAGCGATGGCTGATTTAAACGAAGCAATTCGTTTGAATCCAGAATACATTGAAGACACAGCCTACTCACTTCGAGGAACACTCCGTGCTAAACAAGGAGACTTAAAAGGAGCGCTAGCCGATTTCAACGAAGCTGTGCGTTTTGACCCTGAAGATGCTAGTAATTTTAAGAACCGTGGGGAAATTCGTTTTCAACAGAAAGACTATAAAGGAGCAATAGCCGATTTCAACGAAGCTATTCGTATCAAGCCTGAAGATATTGAGGCTATCAAAGCTCGTGGAGCAGTCCGCTTTCTACAAAAAGACTACAAAGCAGCAATAGCCGATTTGAGTGAAGCTATTCGTCTCAAGCCTGAAGATAGTGAGGCGATCAAACTTCGTGGGTCAATCCGCTTTCTACAGCAAGACTACAAAGGAGCAATAGCCGATTTCAACCAAGCTATTCGACTTAAGCCTGAAGATGCCGATATTTTCTATTATCGAGGTCTTACCCAGGTTCAAGCAAAAGACAATCAAGCAGCGCGTCAAGATTTTCAAAAAGCTGCCGACCTTTATAAGCAACAAGGAAAGGCGAATGATTATCAAAAAGTATTGGCAAAAATGAAAGAGATTCAGTAA
- the crtA gene encoding cyanoexosortase A, producing the protein MKAAQFAIKPLKNTQFWLLGIGGGLIAILLTITWRSGDPSHLGMSVLFLLAVASMVNDKHKSLTLESDIFSSFLGGLIIAFVLWQSATLTNGKLLGIFTHISPFISALGLALLASSFKKLKQFWQELTIMFFLGIPKLLLSYPIDISPLTAKFSALLLWYSGFEVSLKGIYINLPTGSIKVYSGCSGAELISHLLGIAVICLLMFPLERKKLIIVPIVAVISAFIINGVRVAVLAIVIAQQNTQAFDYWHEGDGSRLFGIFGVLMFGLFYLFMLRQQEAKNQDIAES; encoded by the coding sequence ATGAAAGCTGCCCAATTTGCAATTAAACCACTAAAAAATACCCAGTTCTGGCTACTAGGAATAGGAGGAGGCTTAATTGCAATTCTCCTGACCATCACATGGAGATCTGGAGATCCTTCTCATCTAGGCATGAGTGTTCTGTTTTTATTAGCTGTAGCCTCTATGGTTAATGACAAACACAAAAGCTTAACCTTAGAAAGTGATATTTTTTCTAGCTTTTTAGGTGGATTAATTATTGCTTTTGTGTTATGGCAAAGTGCCACTTTAACTAATGGTAAGTTACTGGGAATATTCACTCACATATCACCCTTTATCTCTGCATTAGGTCTTGCTTTACTCGCTTCTAGTTTCAAGAAATTAAAACAGTTTTGGCAAGAACTCACAATCATGTTTTTTCTTGGTATACCAAAATTATTACTATCTTATCCGATAGATATCTCCCCATTAACTGCCAAATTTTCGGCTTTATTACTTTGGTATTCAGGTTTTGAAGTATCTCTTAAAGGAATTTATATAAACTTGCCAACAGGAAGTATCAAGGTTTATAGTGGCTGCTCTGGTGCAGAATTAATTAGTCATTTATTAGGAATCGCCGTCATTTGTTTGCTAATGTTTCCCTTAGAACGTAAAAAATTAATTATCGTACCAATTGTGGCTGTTATCTCAGCATTTATTATCAATGGGGTAAGAGTAGCCGTCTTAGCAATAGTCATTGCTCAACAAAATACCCAGGCATTTGATTATTGGCATGAAGGGGATGGCTCTCGACTATTTGGGATATTTGGGGTACTGATGTTTGGTTTATTTTACCTTTTCATGCTTCGGCAGCAGGAAGCAAAAAACCAAGATATTGCGGAGTCTTAA
- the hpsJ-A gene encoding HpsJ-like protein, cyanoexosortase A-associated → MTKSSSDKFIPLIQELQEFAFSQVSSMTLLRILGYGLLLLALFDIIEMLIPLRLMNPSWEFQTFGALVERVPVPLIGLTLIFYGELHARARWEFLTLKFFSWLSLLLAVLFLLMIPLGVGNTVRLNRQSYAQINTASQQQMSQAEQVEKRLQQATPQQIDNFLKSQGRSTNAKNPQELKSQILLEVSKAKEQIKSQAQANQSTQRLNLLKNSVKWNIGALVSAALFFTIWKVTQWARIGR, encoded by the coding sequence ATGACAAAATCAAGTAGCGATAAATTTATCCCCTTAATACAAGAGCTACAAGAATTTGCTTTTAGCCAAGTAAGCTCAATGACTCTTTTGAGAATTTTGGGCTATGGTCTATTGCTACTAGCTTTATTTGACATCATAGAGATGTTAATTCCATTGAGACTGATGAATCCCTCTTGGGAATTTCAAACCTTCGGCGCATTAGTTGAACGAGTACCAGTACCTTTGATTGGATTAACATTGATATTTTATGGAGAACTACATGCACGAGCCAGATGGGAATTTCTGACTTTGAAATTTTTCTCTTGGCTTAGTTTATTACTGGCTGTGTTGTTTTTATTAATGATTCCTTTAGGAGTTGGTAACACTGTCAGACTCAATAGACAAAGTTATGCTCAAATCAATACAGCATCCCAGCAACAAATGTCTCAGGCTGAACAGGTAGAAAAGCGATTACAGCAAGCTACACCACAACAAATAGATAATTTTTTAAAGAGTCAGGGACGCTCAACAAATGCTAAAAATCCTCAAGAACTAAAAAGCCAAATTTTATTAGAAGTCTCTAAAGCTAAGGAACAAATTAAGAGTCAAGCACAAGCAAATCAATCGACTCAGCGGCTGAATTTACTCAAAAATTCTGTGAAATGGAATATTGGAGCTTTAGTTTCTGCTGCCTTATTTTTTACCATTTGGAAAGTAACTCAATGGGCAAGAATAGGTAGATAA
- the rpe gene encoding ribulose-phosphate 3-epimerase → MTQNLSKKPIVIAPSILSADFSRLGEDIRAVDAAGADWIHVDVMDGRFVPNITIGPLVVEAIRPITTKPLDVHLMIVEPEKYVEGFAKAGADIISVHCEHNASPHLHRTLGQIKELGKKAGVVLNPGSPLELIEYVLELCDLILIMSVNPGFGGQSFIPTVVPKIRKLRQMCDERGLDPWIEVDGGLKANNTWQVLEAGANAIVAGSAVFNAKDYAEAITAIRNSKRPSPELAKV, encoded by the coding sequence ATGACCCAAAACCTATCTAAAAAGCCCATTGTCATTGCTCCATCTATCCTATCAGCCGATTTTAGTCGTCTGGGCGAAGATATTCGCGCCGTAGATGCAGCAGGAGCAGATTGGATTCATGTTGATGTAATGGACGGTCGTTTTGTACCTAATATTACGATAGGCCCTCTGGTTGTGGAGGCAATTCGTCCAATTACAACAAAACCACTGGATGTCCACTTGATGATTGTGGAACCAGAAAAGTATGTAGAAGGTTTCGCTAAGGCTGGAGCTGATATTATTTCTGTACACTGCGAACACAACGCTTCGCCACATCTGCACCGCACCTTAGGTCAAATTAAAGAGCTTGGTAAGAAAGCTGGAGTAGTACTTAATCCTGGTAGTCCTTTAGAGCTAATTGAATATGTTCTAGAGCTTTGTGATTTAATACTGATTATGAGCGTCAACCCTGGTTTTGGCGGTCAAAGCTTTATCCCTACGGTAGTACCTAAAATTCGCAAGTTGCGTCAAATGTGCGACGAACGCGGCCTTGACCCTTGGATTGAAGTAGATGGCGGGTTAAAGGCAAACAATACTTGGCAAGTGTTAGAAGCAGGAGCTAATGCAATTGTGGCAGGTTCAGCTGTATTTAACGCTAAAGATTATGCTGAAGCAATTACAGCTATTCGCAACAGCAAGCGTCCCTCGCCGGAACTAGCAAAAGTTTAA
- a CDS encoding S8 family serine peptidase yields MTKKLSWIIWGLSTSCLSAPVLASALQSFLGTNGIDVLKLHQPPYNLTGRKIAIGQVEIGRPGMFGWDKAVSKNRAVSLAGVFLRNGRAKSNSGVDPHAYNVAGVMVSQDKAVPGVAPGARLYSSAVGSTKNMGQPEECISAQHIASQNGGDVRAINFSFGESLNRDPRPEATLDGKALLTLCVDWSSRFHDVVYAIAGNQGKGGIPIPTDNFNGINVAFSSRRGGIFNKVDVSNLAGANQGVSGRLAGKEFNLDGRRAISLVAPGNNIPLLNPDGKLNKVTGTSFATPQVTATVALLQEFGDRQMRTKQRNWSIDSRRHQVMKAVLLNSAEKIQDSGDGLRLGMTRTLIDKQNLDWLASDAYKDATIPLDSQMGTGHLNAFRAYQQFSSGQWQPSVFVPAIGWDYRTVNAGTSAEYLLAKPLKQGSFVAVTLTWDRLVELNDKNKNQQFDVNENFRDRGLNNLDLYLVKTDAKNSDAATVCSSISPVDSAEHIFCPVPVTGSYKIRVQFRQQVNETTQPYGLAWWSVPVN; encoded by the coding sequence ATGACTAAAAAACTAAGCTGGATAATTTGGGGATTGAGTACTTCTTGTTTAAGTGCGCCAGTACTGGCTTCAGCTTTACAAAGTTTCTTAGGAACTAACGGCATTGATGTTTTAAAACTACACCAACCTCCTTACAATTTGACTGGTCGTAAGATTGCTATTGGTCAGGTAGAAATTGGTCGTCCAGGAATGTTTGGTTGGGATAAAGCTGTGTCTAAAAATCGTGCTGTATCCTTAGCTGGTGTGTTCTTGCGTAATGGACGAGCCAAGTCTAATAGCGGTGTTGACCCCCACGCTTACAATGTTGCTGGTGTTATGGTCAGCCAAGACAAAGCTGTACCTGGAGTTGCTCCTGGAGCGAGACTATATTCGTCTGCTGTGGGTTCTACAAAAAACATGGGTCAGCCGGAAGAATGTATATCAGCACAGCATATAGCTTCACAAAATGGTGGTGATGTTCGAGCGATTAACTTTAGCTTTGGTGAATCTCTTAATCGTGATCCGCGGCCAGAAGCGACTTTGGACGGTAAAGCTTTACTAACATTGTGTGTTGACTGGTCTAGTCGCTTTCATGATGTTGTGTATGCGATCGCAGGCAACCAAGGTAAAGGAGGTATTCCTATCCCTACAGATAATTTTAACGGTATAAACGTGGCTTTTTCATCCCGCCGAGGAGGAATTTTTAATAAAGTTGACGTTTCTAATCTAGCGGGTGCTAACCAAGGAGTCAGTGGTCGTTTAGCTGGTAAGGAGTTTAATCTTGATGGACGACGTGCCATTAGTTTAGTAGCACCTGGTAATAATATTCCCTTGCTCAATCCAGATGGCAAATTAAACAAAGTCACAGGTACAAGTTTTGCAACGCCTCAAGTTACCGCTACTGTTGCCTTATTACAAGAATTTGGCGACCGACAGATGCGGACAAAACAACGTAATTGGAGCATTGATAGTCGTCGTCATCAAGTAATGAAAGCTGTATTACTCAATTCAGCAGAAAAAATTCAAGATAGCGGCGATGGTTTACGGCTGGGAATGACGCGGACGCTCATTGATAAACAAAACCTAGATTGGTTAGCTTCTGATGCTTACAAAGATGCCACAATTCCCTTAGATTCCCAAATGGGAACAGGTCATTTAAATGCGTTTCGCGCTTATCAGCAATTTAGTTCTGGTCAATGGCAACCATCAGTTTTTGTACCTGCCATTGGTTGGGATTATCGCACAGTTAATGCTGGAACTTCGGCAGAATATTTATTAGCTAAACCGTTAAAGCAAGGAAGTTTTGTTGCTGTCACCTTGACTTGGGATAGGTTAGTCGAGTTAAACGATAAAAATAAAAATCAACAATTTGATGTTAACGAAAATTTCCGCGATCGCGGTTTGAATAATCTTGACCTCTATTTAGTCAAAACTGATGCGAAAAATTCTGATGCTGCTACTGTTTGTTCTTCAATTAGTCCAGTTGATAGTGCAGAACATATTTTCTGTCCCGTTCCTGTTACTGGGAGTTACAAAATCAGGGTTCAGTTTCGCCAACAAGTCAACGAAACAACTCAACCTTATGGTTTAGCTTGGTGGAGTGTTCCTGTTAATTGA
- a CDS encoding AI-2E family transporter, whose translation MQTRKLVNWWQTLTPIAQIGAIALCAPLLVLNGWAVSAIFHYFHSLIVILVGASVLAFLLNYPVTWMERQGGRREQVAILVFLLALSVLLALGVTLFPLALTQAQQLVARLPELIDSGRSQLMMLNEKAEIAGLPINLDALVVQINDRVKGQLQAIAGQVLNLAVVTFTSLLDFLLTMVLTFYLLQHGGELWQSLVEWLPTRFRAPFSQTVRLSFQNFFITQLILSICMASALIPTFLWLKVPFGLLFGLTIGIMALVPFGGSVGITLTTLLVALQDFWMGTRVLLAAVIVQQILENIIAPRILGSFTGLNPVWILISVLTGARIGGLLGVIVAVPTAVIIKTALTALRPQKLTNEADESMATEEITTPVKSEESAKAEAKKNMNVSEPTLP comes from the coding sequence ATGCAGACACGCAAGCTAGTCAACTGGTGGCAAACACTCACACCAATAGCTCAAATCGGGGCGATCGCTTTATGCGCTCCACTATTAGTTCTCAATGGCTGGGCTGTTTCGGCAATTTTTCATTATTTTCACTCTCTAATAGTCATTTTAGTCGGAGCCTCAGTTCTAGCATTTCTGCTCAACTACCCTGTTACCTGGATGGAGCGTCAGGGTGGAAGACGAGAGCAAGTCGCTATTCTAGTCTTTTTGTTAGCTTTATCGGTTTTATTGGCGCTGGGTGTAACTCTGTTTCCCTTAGCCCTTACCCAAGCTCAGCAATTGGTGGCTCGTTTACCTGAATTGATTGACTCTGGACGCTCTCAGTTAATGATGTTAAACGAAAAAGCAGAAATTGCTGGCTTACCAATTAATCTTGATGCGTTGGTGGTGCAAATTAACGATCGCGTCAAGGGACAACTACAAGCGATCGCTGGACAAGTTTTAAATCTAGCTGTTGTCACATTCACAAGCTTGCTAGATTTTCTGTTGACGATGGTTTTGACTTTTTATCTTTTACAGCATGGAGGTGAACTCTGGCAGAGTTTAGTAGAATGGCTTCCTACTAGATTTCGCGCCCCTTTCTCTCAAACAGTACGTCTGAGCTTTCAAAACTTTTTCATCACCCAGCTGATTTTGTCTATTTGCATGGCATCAGCGCTCATTCCCACTTTTTTATGGCTGAAAGTGCCATTTGGCTTGTTATTTGGCTTAACTATCGGCATTATGGCCTTGGTTCCTTTTGGTGGCTCTGTGGGTATAACTCTCACTACTTTATTAGTGGCACTGCAAGATTTTTGGATGGGAACCAGAGTTTTATTAGCAGCCGTTATTGTCCAGCAAATTTTAGAAAACATTATTGCCCCTCGTATTTTAGGTAGTTTTACTGGCTTAAATCCAGTTTGGATACTCATTTCTGTGTTGACAGGAGCCAGAATAGGGGGACTTTTAGGTGTGATTGTGGCTGTACCAACTGCTGTAATTATTAAAACTGCATTAACTGCTTTACGTCCTCAAAAGTTAACTAATGAAGCAGACGAGAGCATGGCCACTGAAGAGATAACTACACCCGTTAAATCAGAAGAATCTGCCAAAGCTGAAGCCAAAAAGAATATGAATGTTTCGGAACCAACGTTACCTTAA